The proteins below are encoded in one region of Leptotrichia sp. oral taxon 218:
- the lepB gene encoding signal peptidase I encodes MINFFKKNIFLVIIFVFFSIIFIFSRFTYNVTNSLTKGIYFKKFFPEYKKNNLVLFELDKKYLKYLENFPNKNKLKKIYLIKRIVGVCGDKIENRNGGIFINGEKKGEIFKIKGLNENKNIKKEESYVLRKDEFFVMGDTPTSFDSRYFGVLKKKDFKFEMKLLIDEKTLEKIIKYF; translated from the coding sequence ATGATAAATTTTTTCAAAAAAAATATTTTTTTAGTTATAATATTTGTTTTTTTTAGTATAATTTTTATTTTTTCAAGATTTACTTACAATGTGACAAATAGTCTTACAAAGGGGATTTATTTTAAAAAATTTTTTCCAGAATATAAAAAAAATAATTTGGTTTTGTTTGAACTTGACAAAAAGTATTTGAAATATTTGGAAAATTTTCCGAATAAAAATAAACTGAAAAAAATTTATTTGATTAAAAGAATTGTAGGAGTTTGTGGGGATAAAATAGAAAATAGAAATGGCGGGATTTTTATCAATGGGGAAAAAAAGGGGGAAATTTTTAAGATAAAAGGATTGAACGAAAATAAAAATATAAAAAAAGAAGAAAGTTATGTTTTAAGAAAAGATGAATTTTTTGTTATGGGAGATACACCGACTTCGTTTGATTCAAGATATTTTGGAGTTCTTAAAAAAAAGGATTTTAAATTTGAGATGAAACTTTTGATTGATGAAAAAACTTTGGAAAAAATAATAAAATATTTTTGA
- a CDS encoding C40 family peptidase, with protein MKKIIFAFFITTVLSFTNGLRFTMEKDKIDNLNLNIKNSQFEKEISEIGDVGIKSFERNLNTDVKLINNPKNKKTLLNNLLNKIIRESNTYLGTPYLWGGTTRNGIDCSAFVKNVYLSVGIKLPRVSQNQAKVGKTITLDKIRKGDLIFFETDKNRPNTVSHVGIYLGSGNLIHASSKNKKVVIVPLNQGYFLSKIVIIKRIVDVL; from the coding sequence ATGAAAAAAATAATTTTTGCTTTTTTTATAACAACTGTTTTATCTTTTACAAATGGTTTGCGATTTACAATGGAAAAAGACAAAATTGATAATTTAAATTTAAATATAAAAAATTCTCAATTTGAAAAAGAAATTTCCGAAATTGGAGATGTGGGTATAAAATCTTTTGAAAGGAATTTAAATACAGATGTAAAATTGATTAATAATCCGAAAAATAAAAAAACTCTATTAAACAATTTGCTCAACAAAATAATAAGAGAATCGAATACTTACTTGGGAACTCCATATTTATGGGGTGGAACTACAAGAAATGGAATTGACTGCTCAGCTTTTGTAAAAAATGTCTATTTATCAGTGGGGATTAAACTTCCAAGAGTTTCACAAAATCAAGCAAAGGTTGGAAAAACTATTACACTAGATAAAATAAGAAAAGGCGATTTGATTTTTTTTGAAACGGACAAAAATCGTCCAAATACAGTTTCACATGTGGGAATTTATTTAGGAAGTGGAAATTTAATTCATGCTTCCAGTAAAAATAAAAAGGTTGTTATTGTTCCACTTAATCAAGGATATTTTTTGTCAAAAATTGTTATAATAAAAAGGATTGTAGATGTTTTATAA
- a CDS encoding thioredoxin family protein: MALLDKNIVEQLKGYFNNINGNIEMVAFLDDSEKSKELDSFLTEVDAISDKVNYAKKTFGSDADFEKTHNITRPISFTLLKDGKKSGINFNGIPGGHEFNSFILAILGLAGMGKKLEGEQLTKVESVTKPLNIETYVSLSCTKCPEVIQALNIISMANENITTSLIDGGVFTEEVTQKNIQGVPVVYINGEKASVGEKTIEELIDIVTNA; encoded by the coding sequence ATGGCTTTATTAGATAAAAATATTGTAGAACAATTAAAGGGGTATTTTAATAATATAAACGGAAATATCGAAATGGTGGCTTTTTTAGACGACAGTGAAAAATCAAAAGAATTAGATAGTTTTTTAACAGAAGTTGACGCCATTTCAGACAAAGTTAATTACGCAAAAAAAACTTTTGGAAGTGACGCTGATTTTGAAAAAACGCACAATATCACAAGACCTATTTCATTTACTTTGTTAAAAGATGGAAAAAAATCTGGAATTAACTTTAACGGAATTCCTGGAGGACACGAATTCAATAGTTTCATTCTGGCAATACTTGGACTTGCTGGCATGGGTAAAAAATTGGAAGGAGAACAATTAACTAAAGTTGAATCTGTTACAAAACCTTTAAATATTGAAACTTATGTTTCTCTTTCTTGTACAAAATGTCCTGAAGTTATTCAAGCATTAAATATAATTTCTATGGCAAATGAAAATATCACAACTTCATTAATTGACGGAGGAGTTTTCACTGAAGAAGTTACTCAAAAAAATATTCAAGGTGTGCCAGTTGTTTATATCAATGGAGAAAAAGCTTCTGTTGGAGAAAAAACAATTGAAGAATTGATTGATATTGTTACAAATGCCTAA
- a CDS encoding type IV secretory system conjugative DNA transfer family protein, which translates to MSQKTNLKFFGTFALAGKKINYHGKTIYISQSPFFLKAKAFAIFYLIIFNLVILIFYFILKKKKRKNDSHGSAKWGGIEEIDFKPGKDKYFGVSLKSDKGVVLGRFNGITLRDNNKTHICVTAPTRTGKGVSIIIPTLIDSWNESVVVLDIKGENYQLTSGARKEKFDNLILRFAPKSKNSCGYNPLGEVRFLTEYEMEDVRLIVDIIMQDDSGGGKDPYWNNSAADLLIGIIFYVMYKKFLQNPKFLFENGEKKPVSSASMADVVDFITDPNYTAPIKEIILQKAQEENMIEEFGKDEEIKEYVRNKLFQMYPNDAEIIRRGRHPKAARYLMEKGNLPEQTLGSVIGSAKVKLSIFEIPIVKDNTNHSDFRIFDLMNYKNPISLYLVVPPADITSLSPLIKILLLQMVNILTPEIDYINKKGHKWRMLLLLDEFPAIGKLEILEKGIGYVAGYGMKMMLILQSLDQLFKIYGKENGFLSNCQTQIFYTSNDETTSNYVSKLLGKETVEQFTQSNKTIGTIIKSESQQFLGKDLLTPDEVGRFPSDKIIVKLSGRNPIKSDKIVYFEEKEYSDLTKIPYIYTESCYDKEKRYIKLSEVQQEKYKNYPYNYIPYKVALKNMKKDIKKIYDEIKILELNIEKLDKKELEEYKRSRENYIKNSKGIKKYIEIYNKIQKEDFFKKKIKNIKKKENYLFQKVKKVILKLIVKKKYMKLMI; encoded by the coding sequence TTGTCTCAAAAAACGAATCTCAAATTTTTCGGAACTTTTGCACTTGCTGGAAAAAAAATAAATTATCATGGGAAAACAATTTATATTTCCCAGAGTCCATTTTTTTTAAAAGCAAAAGCCTTTGCAATTTTTTATCTCATAATTTTTAATTTAGTAATTTTAATTTTTTACTTTATTTTAAAAAAGAAAAAAAGAAAAAATGATTCACATGGTTCAGCAAAATGGGGTGGTATTGAAGAAATTGACTTTAAACCAGGAAAAGATAAATATTTTGGTGTGAGCTTAAAATCTGATAAAGGTGTGGTTTTGGGAAGATTTAATGGAATAACTTTGCGAGATAATAATAAAACTCATATTTGTGTTACAGCGCCAACTCGAACTGGAAAAGGAGTTTCTATTATAATTCCAACACTTATTGATTCTTGGAATGAAAGTGTTGTCGTACTTGATATTAAAGGAGAAAATTATCAGCTGACTTCGGGTGCTAGAAAAGAAAAATTTGATAATTTAATTTTAAGATTTGCTCCAAAATCAAAAAATTCGTGTGGATATAATCCGCTTGGAGAAGTCAGATTTTTGACTGAATACGAAATGGAAGATGTACGACTTATCGTCGATATAATTATGCAAGATGACAGTGGCGGAGGAAAAGATCCTTATTGGAATAATTCGGCGGCAGATTTGTTAATTGGAATAATTTTTTATGTGATGTATAAAAAATTTTTGCAAAATCCAAAATTTCTTTTTGAAAACGGCGAAAAAAAGCCAGTATCTAGTGCAAGTATGGCAGATGTGGTCGATTTTATAACAGATCCAAATTACACGGCACCAATAAAAGAAATAATTTTACAGAAGGCGCAGGAAGAAAATATGATAGAAGAATTTGGAAAAGATGAAGAAATTAAAGAATATGTCAGAAATAAATTATTTCAAATGTATCCGAATGATGCTGAAATAATTAGAAGAGGAAGGCATCCAAAAGCAGCTAGATACCTTATGGAAAAAGGAAATTTACCAGAACAGACTTTAGGTTCTGTAATTGGTTCAGCAAAAGTTAAACTTTCGATTTTTGAAATTCCGATTGTAAAAGATAATACGAATCACAGCGATTTTAGAATTTTTGACTTGATGAATTATAAAAATCCAATATCGCTTTATTTAGTTGTGCCACCTGCTGATATAACTTCACTTTCTCCACTAATAAAAATACTTTTATTGCAAATGGTAAATATTCTTACTCCAGAAATAGATTACATTAATAAAAAGGGGCATAAATGGAGAATGCTTTTGCTTTTGGATGAATTTCCAGCAATTGGGAAATTGGAAATTTTAGAAAAGGGAATTGGGTATGTAGCTGGTTATGGGATGAAAATGATGTTAATTCTTCAGTCGCTGGATCAATTATTTAAAATTTATGGGAAAGAAAACGGATTTTTGTCAAATTGTCAGACGCAAATTTTTTATACTTCAAATGACGAAACTACTTCAAATTATGTTTCGAAACTTTTAGGTAAGGAAACAGTAGAGCAGTTTACTCAGTCAAATAAGACGATTGGAACAATTATAAAATCTGAAAGTCAGCAATTTTTGGGAAAAGATTTGCTTACACCAGATGAAGTTGGGAGATTTCCGAGTGATAAAATAATAGTTAAACTTTCAGGAAGAAATCCGATAAAAAGTGATAAAATTGTCTATTTTGAGGAAAAAGAGTACAGTGATTTGACAAAAATTCCATATATTTACACGGAAAGTTGTTATGATAAAGAAAAGCGATATATAAAACTTTCTGAAGTACAACAAGAAAAATATAAAAATTATCCATATAATTATATTCCTTATAAAGTTGCACTAAAAAATATGAAAAAAGATATTAAAAAAATTTATGACGAAATAAAAATTTTGGAACTAAATATTGAAAAACTTGATAAGAAAGAATTGGAAGAATATAAAAGAAGTAGAGAAAATTATATAAAAAATAGCAAAGGAATAAAAAAATATATTGAAATTTATAATAAAATTCAAAAAGAAGATTTTTTTAAAAAGAAAATAAAAAATATAAAAAAGAAAGAAAATTATCTTTTTCAAAAAGTAAAAAAAGTAATATTAAAATTAATAGTAAAGAAGAAATATATGAAATTGATGATTTAG
- a CDS encoding ATPase, T2SS/T4P/T4SS family, whose product MEEIKVFVKEIEKENKKTKMEVLEKNPDNIGLEDLSYITTYDSIFSKLPYRYKQIIKVREDSEVIFSQFGKEIMTLLKDKNINEINLNQDGFIRVDMFGKGKFKTDIILETDRAENMIKLIADYNHAIISEEEPILSTNLPTGERIECLMGDIVKGQPVFSLRKRPSKIFPLTDYVNTGKLLEEYRKKLVEEIHNGANILIAGGVGTGKTTLANACINELRGTEKRIIIIEDTPEIICDCDNKVELTTSKYVKLADLLKTSMRLNGDTVIVGESRTGEEVDILLKIWNSGAKGGFNTIHADDSQSALKKMEQYMLSITSVPQIEEIIQAVNIVITVKKKMDSSNYISEIMRVKGYDYKNKKYILEDLIE is encoded by the coding sequence ATGGAAGAGATAAAAGTTTTTGTCAAAGAAATAGAAAAAGAAAATAAAAAGACTAAAATGGAAGTTTTAGAAAAAAATCCTGACAATATTGGACTTGAAGATTTGAGTTATATTACAACTTATGATTCAATTTTTTCAAAATTGCCATATAGATATAAACAAATTATCAAAGTTAGAGAAGACAGCGAGGTTATATTTTCACAATTTGGAAAAGAGATTATGACGCTTTTAAAAGATAAAAACATCAATGAAATTAATTTAAATCAAGATGGATTTATAAGAGTGGATATGTTTGGAAAGGGGAAATTTAAGACAGATATAATTTTGGAGACAGATCGGGCGGAAAATATGATAAAGTTAATTGCCGATTATAACCATGCCATAATTTCTGAAGAAGAACCAATTTTATCGACAAATCTTCCAACTGGTGAAAGAATTGAGTGTTTAATGGGTGATATTGTAAAAGGTCAGCCAGTTTTTTCACTGCGAAAAAGACCGTCTAAAATTTTTCCGCTGACTGATTATGTAAATACTGGAAAACTTTTGGAAGAATATAGAAAAAAACTTGTGGAAGAAATACATAATGGAGCAAATATTTTAATTGCTGGAGGAGTTGGAACTGGAAAAACTACTCTTGCAAACGCTTGTATCAACGAATTAAGAGGGACAGAAAAGCGAATAATTATAATTGAAGATACGCCTGAAATTATATGCGACTGTGACAATAAAGTAGAACTTACAACTTCAAAATATGTAAAACTTGCTGATTTATTGAAAACTTCAATGCGGCTTAATGGAGATACTGTTATTGTTGGAGAATCGAGAACTGGAGAAGAAGTTGATATTTTACTGAAAATTTGGAATTCTGGTGCGAAAGGAGGATTTAATACAATTCATGCTGATGATAGTCAATCTGCATTAAAAAAAATGGAGCAGTACATGCTCTCGATAACTTCTGTTCCGCAAATTGAAGAAATAATACAAGCTGTAAATATTGTGATTACTGTAAAGAAAAAAATGGATAGCAGTAATTATATAAGTGAAATAATGAGAGTAAAAGGTTATGACTATAAAAATAAAAAATATATTTTGGAAGATTTAATTGAATAA
- a CDS encoding type IV secretion system protein, whose product MNIKEIKKISEKYEFGNLSSSKGMKTSVEMMYHSTVKIQKYLKILHFIIICLTLTNFATLLGLIYRSVKNPYIPYVIRVDKENSVNGQILNTKNSSNQNVDEKLVEYFLVDFVKKIRTVYRDSEFYKGQTREKMAFVNNLAKAKIEDFIANKTNTNEVLRMQKSISVEIESFVKIDKDKYQVNFKETTYSQNGIPEKEAKYTMVAFLDKVAVNSNAMVRLNPLGLIIKDVEFGNVSQNVMQNPIPIQQNNGNSSKFNQNPRTQNIEIEPMENQNSQ is encoded by the coding sequence GTGAATATAAAAGAAATAAAAAAAATTAGTGAAAAATACGAATTTGGAAATTTAAGTAGTTCCAAAGGTATGAAGACATCTGTTGAAATGATGTATCATTCAACTGTAAAAATTCAAAAATATTTGAAAATATTACATTTTATAATAATTTGTTTAACTTTGACAAATTTTGCAACACTTCTAGGATTAATTTATAGAAGTGTAAAAAATCCTTATATTCCTTATGTTATAAGAGTTGATAAAGAAAATTCCGTCAATGGGCAAATCTTGAATACTAAAAATTCTAGCAATCAAAATGTTGATGAAAAATTAGTTGAATATTTTTTGGTTGATTTTGTGAAAAAAATAAGGACTGTTTACAGGGATAGCGAATTTTATAAAGGGCAGACAAGAGAAAAAATGGCATTTGTAAATAATTTGGCAAAAGCAAAAATTGAAGATTTTATTGCTAATAAAACTAACACAAATGAAGTTTTGAGAATGCAAAAATCAATTTCAGTTGAAATTGAGAGTTTTGTTAAAATAGACAAGGACAAATATCAAGTCAATTTTAAGGAAACGACTTATTCGCAAAATGGGATACCTGAAAAAGAAGCTAAGTATACAATGGTAGCTTTTTTGGATAAAGTTGCAGTTAATTCAAATGCGATGGTTAGATTAAATCCATTGGGACTTATAATAAAAGATGTGGAATTTGGAAATGTGAGTCAAAATGTTATGCAAAATCCGATTCCGATTCAACAAAATAATGGGAACTCTTCAAAATTTAACCAAAATCCTAGAACTCAAAATATAGAAATAGAACCGATGGAAAATCAAAATTCACAGTAG
- a CDS encoding TetR/AcrR family transcriptional regulator, with the protein MEKIKKSYHHGNLREELIEKGIEVINEEGEEKLSLRKVAKMCGVSNAAPYTYFKKKSDLLYAMSDYIWGILAAELDRTRKKYENQENLLVKLGKTYVMFFCENHRYYHFMISRKNMKIDLFSKFSEIENNNEKAFSILKIEAIKILEKMGVPNQAMQDKIIAMWALVQGLVTIMIMNDITYSEIWEEKIEEIIKSVCIVK; encoded by the coding sequence ATGGAAAAAATTAAAAAAAGTTACCATCATGGGAATTTACGGGAAGAATTGATTGAAAAAGGGATAGAGGTGATAAATGAAGAAGGAGAAGAAAAATTATCTTTAAGAAAAGTAGCTAAAATGTGCGGGGTAAGTAATGCGGCACCATATACATACTTTAAGAAAAAAAGTGATTTGCTTTACGCAATGAGCGATTATATATGGGGAATATTGGCGGCGGAACTTGATAGAACAAGGAAAAAATATGAAAATCAAGAGAATTTACTGGTAAAATTAGGAAAAACATACGTTATGTTTTTTTGTGAGAATCACAGATATTATCATTTTATGATTTCAAGAAAAAATATGAAAATAGATTTATTTTCAAAGTTTTCAGAAATAGAAAATAATAACGAAAAAGCCTTTAGTATATTAAAAATCGAGGCGATAAAAATACTTGAAAAAATGGGAGTGCCAAATCAGGCTATGCAAGATAAAATTATAGCAATGTGGGCGTTGGTACAGGGATTAGTAACAATAATGATTATGAATGATATAACATATTCTGAAATTTGGGAAGAAAAAATAGAAGAGATAATAAAATCAGTTTGTATAGTAAAGTAA
- a CDS encoding flavodoxin family protein, giving the protein MELIIHDLDNEKLKNLKWKIEKKEKIIDKIKESINKKKIIADEDMFIICDNNKIKSCMGCFECWIKTPGKCKIRDGYENLAKLYSKSDKVVIISQCVYGSYSPFVKNVLDRTIPYLLPFFKFKNKEMHHIARNKTRFDLNVYFYGENLTQSEKMAAKEIVKANSVNLDVKNFKVSFLEDQGE; this is encoded by the coding sequence ATGGAATTGATTATACATGATTTAGATAATGAAAAATTGAAAAATTTGAAGTGGAAAATTGAAAAAAAAGAAAAAATTATAGATAAAATAAAAGAAAGTATAAATAAAAAGAAAATAATAGCTGATGAAGATATGTTTATAATTTGTGATAATAATAAAATTAAAAGCTGCATGGGGTGCTTTGAATGCTGGATTAAAACTCCTGGGAAATGTAAAATTAGGGATGGATATGAAAATTTAGCAAAATTATATTCAAAATCAGACAAAGTTGTGATTATAAGTCAATGTGTCTATGGTTCTTATAGTCCGTTTGTAAAAAATGTGCTGGATAGGACAATTCCATATTTGTTGCCATTTTTTAAATTTAAGAATAAGGAAATGCATCATATCGCACGAAATAAAACGAGATTTGATTTAAATGTATATTTTTATGGAGAAAATTTGACACAAAGTGAAAAAATGGCGGCTAAAGAAATAGTAAAGGCTAATAGTGTGAATTTAGATGTAAAAAATTTTAAGGTTTCTTTTTTAGAAGATCAGGGAGAATGA
- the ahpC gene encoding alkyl hydroperoxide reductase subunit C produces the protein MSLIGKKVDNFTVQGYQNETFREVNFEKDILGKWSIFMFYPADFTFVCPTELEDLEDHHKELNDLGFEVYSVSTDTHFTHKAWHDHSEAISKVTFTMLGDPKKELVKIFDVLEEESGMAFRGTFVVNPEGKIVAYEVNDGGIGRDASELVRRAKAAKFVHDNPGLVCPAKWKEGEKTLKPGLDLVGKI, from the coding sequence ATGTCATTAATTGGAAAAAAAGTTGATAATTTTACAGTTCAAGGTTATCAAAATGAAACTTTCAGAGAAGTAAACTTTGAAAAAGATATTTTGGGAAAATGGAGCATTTTTATGTTCTATCCAGCAGATTTCACATTTGTTTGCCCAACAGAATTAGAAGATTTGGAAGATCACCACAAAGAATTAAATGATTTGGGATTTGAAGTTTATTCAGTAAGTACTGATACTCACTTCACTCACAAAGCTTGGCACGATCATTCAGAAGCAATTAGCAAAGTAACTTTCACAATGCTAGGAGATCCAAAAAAAGAATTAGTTAAAATCTTTGATGTTTTGGAAGAAGAATCAGGAATGGCTTTCAGAGGAACTTTCGTTGTAAACCCTGAAGGAAAAATCGTTGCTTATGAAGTAAATGACGGTGGAATCGGAAGAGATGCTTCAGAATTAGTAAGAAGAGCAAAAGCTGCAAAATTTGTACACGACAATCCTGGATTAGTTTGCCCAGCTAAATGGAAAGAAGGAGAAAAAACATTAAAACCTGGATTAGATTTAGTAGGTAAAATTTAA